Genomic window (Capsicum annuum cultivar UCD-10X-F1 chromosome 10, UCD10Xv1.1, whole genome shotgun sequence):
GACTGGAGTGGAGCCGGCTAGCAAAATTGTGTTTGTGATGTGAACTATAACTTGCTGAGTTTTGAACCCGACTGGTGGGGCTTCTTTCGTCCGAGGAGCTTCATGTGATCTGTCTAAACCAAAGCTGGGACGTCTCACCTTGTATCTCAGTTTTGCTAGCTCGTATGTTGGCTTAACATGTGAACCCTCTTTGTGGAACAATAGTGGATATGTTGTTATTGGTGGGGTCAGGATCAGCGCACACCTCAACAATATCACTTTTTAGGACCGTGCAAATGCCCTTTTGAAATGGGAAATTTTAAGGTTGGTAGCCATTGCAACTGGCAATCTTTACTATGATTAGACTGAGTTTGGTTGCCCTTTTAAGTATAGTGTTAGCCCTAGTACCAACATGTAACCTGGCAATATTTAATGCCCTTGTTACTTTGGGAGTCTTCTTTCTGAAGTTTCATTCAATGAACTTGCCAAATGCCCAGTTGGTGACAGgacaagaaaagaaattgaaaatcttactaataatattttgaaatgatAATGACTAACTTCCACCGCTGCATAGACTTTAATACTTGCCGCCTTCATTAAATTGTGTTGTCagagaaaattcataatttagtgtTTGCAGCAGTATATTATTAGTTTTGAATTTGATGGAATCAATTCTTTCATCTggttattttcctttttcatccAGAACAAGTAAAGAATCCATATACTAACATATTTGTACTAAGTTCGTCTTTTTTAATAATCGTAGTATCCGGATCAGTTTTCGTTTCGAACATCTAGATTAAATTTACGGGATACCTTCCATCTCTCACTAGTAACAGATATTATGTAACTTTTTTCATCAAAGTTAGGAGGATGGAAATTGGAAAGAAACacctagtatttttttttgtctctatTGAAATTTGAATCTGAGATCTCATGTTCTTACCCCACATCATTGACCACTACAGCTCCACCCTTGGGTTCaaagttcttttctttttctccaatTGGAGATCAGTTTACCTGCTCTTAGTTCAATTAAAACATGAGACTTTCCTATAACAACTTGGAAAGAAAAATAGCAAAGAGAAAGGGGAATGCTCCCTTGAcactaaatttaagaaaataaaaaatacttataaatctcatgatcttcaataaaaatatatataatacattaaaatttcctttaatcttgtgatgATATTAAACAAGTTATGTGAaatgttaaaattaaaaaattgtcaaatttgaaaagagaaatctTTTTAATAAAGATCAAAAAGAAAGTATAACAAAACAAAGGGAATATAAAATATGCTTTCTAGTCTCTTTTTGTTAGTAAGTACACTGTATTTTTCCTCCTCCCTATCCAATCACATGGTAGTTTGAATAATTTATTAATGGATGTTTTACCAGGGACGGTTAAGGTGAATTCATGGTCTAAGATTAAAAGTGAACGGAGGTTTTAAACTTTTAAGAAACATTACTTATGTTTATAAAGTCTACTTAACCGCttttttctaataattatttttcaattaataatataatcaatgcattAATTTTTTGAGACATATTAGATATATCAAATtccttctaatttttttaatataaaaaatttatttgttttataactagtatttaatatttttttaaaaaatttataatttattattactaaaaaaataatGAGGTCTCAAATTTAGAGGCCTAAGACGGCCACCTTTTTCCCAAAAGGATAGAGCCGCCTCTGTCCTTCACTAGGGGCGGCTCAAGCGAATTCGTGATCTAAAGTCAAAATCGAACGAAGGCCTTAAgcttttaaaagaaattaattatgtttataaagtttactttttaaattatataatcgctttttttaataattattttttaattaataatataatcaatgcattAGTTTTTTGAAACATACTAAATATATCAAATtccttctaaattttttttatataaaaattttatttcttttaaaaataatatttaatattttttttaaaaaattataatttattattagtaAAAAAATGAAGCCCTTCAAATTTGGAGGGCTGATACTGTGCCTTTTTCCCGAAAGGGTAGAGCAGCCCTGCCCTTCACTTTCAATTAGAATATACAATGGACAAGGAAGGAGAAAGTAAATTAAACCAGCACTGAATATGCATGCAGTTTATAAtttacaattaaatcatgacatgAGCTGTGTATGTTGACTTCCCTTGTTAAGCTTTCACATCAGCCACCAAGATAAGCATATACTGAGTTAGTCTTTTGTATCACCCTGTCACTTTACACCTATCCTACCTCTAGCTTTGGCTTTTATCtcgaaagaaaaaataaaaaatatttttaatttatttatataattttgatttatcatgaaattttaattttttaatcttatgattttaaattaaagatatttaaagtatattaaaatatattttaatcttgtgatgttaaatatattatattagattagaattaaagagttataaaaagatagttttttcaaaatgattataaagaaaaagtaaaacaaataaattaaaataaaaggagTATTGTATTACATAGAAGGGGACAACGAGGATTGCATGTACACTAGAGTAATTTTTACGGGTTCAGACGAATCTAATAGTTCATTGTAAACCCTATAACTAAGACAAGTAAGGGATTCGGTGATAgttcaaaaatcaaaactcatataCTAAAATCTTGACCCGCCTCCGAGTCTCACCATGGGACTATAAGCATGGTAGTGTTGACCTTCTAATCTGAGTTCAGAACAttaagaaaggaaagttgagtgaTATTCAATTTTCAAGAAACACTCCAGAAAGCTACTGATAGATTTCCAGTCCCCTGATTCATCAGGCAAACTGAAGAGCAAAATTTGTATCACTCAATGGCTGCTCAAAATTCTCAGCTTCACTTTGTTCTTGTACCCTTAATGTCCCCTGGCCATCTCATCCCTATGGTGGACTTTGCTAAATTGTTAGCACAACATGGTGTAATTGTTTCTATAATTTCTACACCCCTTAACACTGTCAGATTCAAATCAGGTATTGATCCCTCTATCAAATCAGGCCTTCAGATCAGAGTATATGAACTGGAGTTTCCAGCAGTACTTGCCGGCTTGCCCGAGGGATGTGAGAACATGGATTCCTTACCTTCGCGCGATTCAATCAGGGATTTCTTTGCTGCTGCTAGCATGTTGCAAGAACCGTTTGAAGAATTGTTTAGTGATCTTAGGCCCAGTCCTTGCTGCATAATATCTGGGAAAAACATGGCGTGGACCGTCGATAGTGCGCGTAAGTTTAAAGTTCCTAGAATTTTCTTTGATGGTATGGGATGTTTTTCTGCTACATGCACACAGAAGTTGCAGAGCTCCAAAGTTCATGAGAACGTGTCGAAGTTTGAGTCTTTTGTAGTACCAGGTTTGCCTCATAGAGTTGAGCTGACCAAAGCACAGTTGCCTGAAAATCTGAATCCAGGCTCACCTGATTTAGTCGATGTTCGCAACAAGATGGTTGCTGCTGAATCTTTCTCCGATGGGATAATTGTCAATACATTCGAGGAACTGGAACTTGAATATGTTAAAGAGTTTAAGAAGATCAAAGGTGGGAAAGTCTGGTGCATTGGCCCTGTCTCAGCTTGCAACAAATCGGAATCCGAAAAGGCTGCAAGAGGCAAAAATGTGTCTTTGGAACAGAACCAATGCCTCAAGTGGCTTGACTTGCAAGAACCAAACTCTGTGGTTTATGCAAGTCTTGGTAGCATATGTGGCCTAACATGTTCACAACTTGTGGAACTTGGATTAGGCTTAGAAGCATCAAATAGGCCATTCATATGGGTAATGAGAGGAGGGGAGAAATCAAAAGAGTTAGAAAAGTggattgaagaagaaagatttGAAGAGAGGATTCAAGGAAGAGGCTTTTTAATAAAAGGCTGGTCTCCTCAGATTCTTGTCTTGTCTCATCCATCCGTAGGTGCTTTCTTAACGCACTGTGGATGGAATTCGACTCTTGAAGGGTGCTGCTCTGGCTTACCTATAATTACTTGTCCATTGTTTGCTGAGCAGTTTATCAATGAGAAATTGATCACACAAGTGTTAGGCAATGGTATTAGTGTGGGAGTCCAGGCTGCCGTTACATGGGGAATGGAGGAAAAATCCGGATTAGTAATGAAGCGCGGAGATGTAAAGAACGCCATTGAGAAGATCATTGATGAGGGTGTAGAAGGAGAAGATCGACGTAGAAAGGCAAAAGAGATCGGTAAAATGGCGAATAGGGCATTAGAGGAAGGTGGCTCATCTTACCTAAACATTAAGGCTTTGATTCAAGATATTATGCAACAGAGTTTGAGCAGTGTTGAGGCAAGTTCTTGATTATAGATATAAAGCAAacattttttttctaaagaaGGTGAGCCGTGGCGTAACTGGTAAAGTTTTCGTGTAACTAGGAGCTCACGGGTTCAAATCGAGAAAACAACCTcttgcaaggtaagactgcgtatgAGACCTTTGCACCGGGCCGGCCCTTCATATAGTCATGGATAAATAAACCCTTTCTAGTAAATTGTGATTTGTCATTTGGGATACAATTTAGCTGCTGTGTTTTCATCTGTCAAGTTTATATCAGTAATCATCTGTTGTAGTGTTGAAAACTTTTGAGTTGCTTTACATAAAAGGTTTAATAATATAGTGTAACTACTCTTCCTCCAGCTAAATggatgttccccatatttttgcCTTTTTTCACTAATTCTATCTTCTGTTCTTGTGGACATGCAGTTATAGTTAGCAACTTAACTGGAAAAtaacacacacaaacacatactAATATACACACACAATACAAAAAACTGCACTTGgcacaaaaaatacaaatagtaGCAAAACTACAGCTCAAAAAATTACACTGGATTAAGGGTAGCGAAAAATTATTATTGTCACACATTCAAAAGCTGCAATACAAAAAACTGCATTtgacacaaaataaataaagaatagcaGAATTTCATCTCAAAAAGCTACACCAAACCTTAGAAACAGTGAAAAATAACTGAACTATACCTCAAATGTGAGTTTatgctgaattttttttttctccaagTCCTTTTTAATCTAATATATATTTCCTCCGTCTCAATTTTACGTtgcagatttttttttaattcattaaaacaAATGACACTTATTGTAATTAGAAAAATGTaacttttaaaattcttttttatccGTAATGAAATAATTTACGATCAAACAAATATTCAAAGATcattttaaatcacaaattttaaaactcttttttttttcttaaatattatgtTACATAAAATGAGACAGAGGGATTAGAAGGAATGGTATAACAAGATGAGGTGTTAAATATTTGAGGATGGTCAAACGTGCTCacttttgacaaatttaaaaaattaaaattgctcaaaaatatatttaagggaTCATTTTAAATCAATCCATAA
Coding sequences:
- the LOC124887635 gene encoding UDP-glycosyltransferase 73C6-like; translation: MAAQNSQLHFVLVPLMSPGHLIPMVDFAKLLAQHGVIVSIISTPLNTVRFKSGIDPSIKSGLQIRVYELEFPAVLAGLPEGCENMDSLPSRDSIRDFFAAASMLQEPFEELFSDLRPSPCCIISGKNMAWTVDSARKFKVPRIFFDGMGCFSATCTQKLQSSKVHENVSKFESFVVPGLPHRVELTKAQLPENLNPGSPDLVDVRNKMVAAESFSDGIIVNTFEELELEYVKEFKKIKGGKVWCIGPVSACNKSESEKAARGKNVSLEQNQCLKWLDLQEPNSVVYASLGSICGLTCSQLVELGLGLEASNRPFIWVMRGGEKSKELEKWIEEERFEERIQGRGFLIKGWSPQILVLSHPSVGAFLTHCGWNSTLEGCCSGLPIITCPLFAEQFINEKLITQVLGNGISVGVQAAVTWGMEEKSGLVMKRGDVKNAIEKIIDEGVEGEDRRRKAKEIGKMANRALEEGGSSYLNIKALIQDIMQQSLSSVEASS